The region GCGACAGCTCCGGCGAGATCACTTCAACCAAGAGTGCGGAAACCCTGAACCTTCGCGGCCGCGACTTCCGCATTCGGCCCGATGGCGGACACATCGACGGACAGGCGGGCCAGACCCAGTTCAGCCGCGCACGAGACGACTGGGGCAACTGGTTTGGTTGCAACAATTCCTATCCCATCTATCACTACACACTGGCCGACGAGTACGCCCGGCGCAATAACCACTATGCCTTCCCCCGGGCCACCAATCTTCTGATTGAGGACCGGGCAAACTATGCGATCAGCCGCTATATAACCCGATTTAATGAAGAGTTCAACGCCAACAAATTCACCTCCGTCTGCGGTCTCGACATCTACCGCGACACCCTCCTGGGCGATGCGTTCTATGGAAACGCCTTTGTCGGCGAACCGGTTCACAATCTTGTCTTCCGCATGGATCTGTCTCCCGAAGGCGCAAGCTTCACCGCACAGCGCCCTCACGGTGAAGAAAAGAAAGAGTTCCTGGCCTCCACGGACAACTGGTTCCGTCCAGTCATGGTTCGCACCGGCCCCGACGGCGCACTCTACGTTGCCGACATGTATCGCGCCCATATTGAACATCCCGAATACATTTCCGAAGTAGACAAGGCCCGGACCAACTTCCTGCTGGGCAACGACATGGGCCGCATCTACCGCGTCTACCCGGTGGGCAAAGAACCTCGCACCATTCAACCGCTGAACACGAAAAAGACGGCGGACCTGGTCGCCAAGCTGGACCACCCCAACCCCTGGGTGCGGGATACGTCCCATCGACTCCTCATCGAATCCAGTGATAAAGCCGCCGTGGAACCCCTCGCCGCCCTCGCCTCAAGCAGCAAGAATCCCGTGGCCCGGGTTCACGCCCTCAACGTCCTCGACGGTCTGGCGGCGCTGGATGAAAAAGTGATCCTGAGCGCCCTCGCGAGCGAGAACCCCGGCGTAGTGCGGCACGCCATTCGGCTCGCCGAGCACTTCCTCGGCATGTCACCGGATGTCGGCACGGCGGTCCTGGCCCATCAGAGCGACACGGACAAGCAGGTCCAGCTCCAGCTTGCCTATTCCCTCGGCAACTGGGACAGCCCGGAAGCCGCTCAGGCCCTCGGTGCGCTCCTCGCAGCCAACACGGCGGACCGACAGTTGGCCCACGCCTGCATCAGTTCGCTCAATGCTACGAACTCCCCGCTGCTGCTTGATTCCTTGTTGGCCTATCTCCAGTCAGCCGACCTCGACGAAGACCACCGCAACGACGTGCTGGCCATGTCCGTGCGGCTTTCTGAAGCGGGCAACAACAACGATATGCTCGCGAGACTGGCCGAGGCCATGGCCCTTTCATCCGACGGTGCCTATACCGAGTCCCACTTCGCGGCCGCCACCACCCTGCTGAATGCCGCCCGTGGTGAGGCCACACTGGAAACACTCGCCGGGTCCCACGGGCTGCTCGTTCCCGTCTTCTCCGCCGCCCGCGCCGTCGCGCCGGACCACGCCCAGTCCGAGTCCCTCCGGGTCTCGGCCCTCGCGCTCATGGCGCGCCAGCCCGGCGAACTCGCGGCGGATCAGGCTCTGGCGCAAACCCTCATCGATCCCCGCGAAGACCTGGCCGTCTCCCGCGCGGCCATCGACTGCCTCGCCCGCAGCGGCGGCGACGGCGCAATAGGCGCACTTCTCGCGGGCTGGTCTACCTATACCCACGAGATTCGCGGTCAAGTGCTCGATGTGCTCCTCGCCCAGCCCGCGGGCGTCGAGGCGATCCTCGCACAGATGGAGGCCCAGGTGATCTCCCCGCGGCAACTCGACGCCGGACACCGCCAGGTACTCCTCACCAGTCAAGATAGCGCGGTCCGGGCGCGCGTAGACACGCTGATGGCGGGTCTGGTGAACTCCGACCGCGCCGCCGTCATCGAGCAGTTCATGCCCGCCGCGGATCTTGCCGGTGATCGCGTCAATGGCCGGAAAGTTTACGAAGAGCGTTGCTCCAAGTGCCACCAGATGGGCGATCTCGGCTTCGTGGTCGGCCCCGATCTCGCCGCGGCGGGCAGCGGCTCCTTCGAAACGCTGATCACCTCGATTCTCGATCCCAACCGGGTTGTCGAAGGCCGCTACACCAGCTACACCATTGAAACGAAGAACTTCGAGACCTTCACGGGCGTACTCGCGGGTGAAGACGCCAACAGCATCACCCTCGCCAATGCGGGCGGCGTGCAGCAATCCGTACTTCGCGACGACATCGAGACCATGACGGCGGGCGACCAGTCCATCATGCCGGCGGGCCTGGAAGAAGGCCTCCAGCCGCAGGATTTGGCGGATCTGATTGCCTATGTTCGCGGCGAAGACCGCAAGCCCAAATCTTTTCCGGGAAATGCCCCCGCAGTAGTGGAAGCGAGTGCCGAGGGAATCATTGAACTCCAGGCGAGCAACGCAGAAATCTATGGCGATACCCTGCAATACGAAGAAACCTACCGCAACCTGGGCTACTGGGGCAGCATCAACGACCACGCCGTTTGGAAAGCGAAGGTTCCCGCGGCGGGCAATTACCAGGTCACGCTGGAGTATTGCTGCGACGACACCATCGCCGGCAATCTCTATCGACTCGAATCCGGCGCAAACGTCCTCGGAGGCAAGGTTTCCGGCACCGGCACCTGGGACCGCTATCGAGAGTCCGAGATCGGCACCCTCGCACTCGAAGCCGGTGAGCAGCGCATTGTTTTCCGCGCGGGCGGCCCGATCAACCAGTATCTGATCGATCTCCGCGCCATCAAACTTTCGCCCGTGAAATAACGGACAAACCCATACGACGAATAAGACGGATAGGACCGATATACCTCCTCAAATCGGTCCTATCCGTCCAATCAGTCCTATCAAACCTGACCCGCCGGTTTGCCAAGGCAAGCACCCGGCCGATATACTGGCCCCCCAGACAAGGCAATGTTCTGTTGCCCCCGCGCCCTTACCTTCCGGAGGCAGTATTGTGAAATATGGTCGCATCCTACCCTCTCTCTTCCCTTTAGCCCTGCTGTGTATCGTCGTCGCCGGGCTTCCCATCGCCAATGCCCAGCAGGCTGCCGCACCGGCACAGGCGGCGCCCGCACTGGACGCTGCCGCCATCGACGCACGCTTTAAGGCCGCGCAGGAGAAAGCCGATCTTGACGAGGGCACCAAGGCCCGCGTTGCCGAACTCTATGGCCAGGCACAGAACCAGCTTCAGGAAGCCGCGAAATCAACCGCCACCGCAACCCAGTTCACTGAAATGATTGCCGGTGCGGAGTCCATCACCAAAGCCCTGCAACAGGCTCTCGTAGAACCCCTCGACAGCCCCTCCCAGCAGATTCCGAAAGACGCCACTTCGGCGGAAATCGACCAGCGCGTTGCCGATGCCGACGCCGCACTCGCCGCCGCCCAGGCGGATCGCGCCGCACTCGAACAGGAGTCCGCCCAGCGCCCGGAGCGCCGGCGCCAGATCCCGGAGCTTCAGGCCGCCGCCCGCCAACGCCTCTCCGAGGCACAGGCCGAATTGGACGCGCCCCCCGCCGCAACCGATGCCGCCGAACTTGTGGATGCGCGCCGCACGCTGGCCGCCGCCCGAAAAGAAGCAGCCCAGCAAGAGCTCAACGCCTATGATGCAGAGTTACAGAGCTACGACCTGCGTGGCCGCGTTCTCGCGCTGAAGCTCGACGCCTCCACCCGGCGCGCCGAACACCTGAAGCGGGAGGCTTCCCTGCTCCGCGAAGCTCTCGCGGCGAAGCGACAGGACGAGGCACTCGAGGCCGCCACCCGCGCACGCGAGGCCATGCTCGAAGCCAGCAACGCCCCGGCGGCGATTCGCGAATTGGCCGGTAAACTCGCCGAGACCAACACCCGGCTGACCCTGGAACGCACTGGACCCGAAGGGCTCCTCAGAAAAGTGGAGCAGGCGAGCTCCCGCCTCACCCGAGTACGGGAGAAACTCGCCACGCTCACCAGCGATTTCACCGCCGTAAAGGCCAAAGTGGACGCGGCGGGCATTGGCGCGGGCACGGGCGCCCTGCTGCGCACCTACCAGCGGGATCTTGAGGATACACGGCAGCTCGCCCGCAATATCCGGGCGCGCCAACAGGAAATCGCCGCGACGCAGGTGGAGGAGATCCAGTGCGAAGAGGACCGCCGGAAACTGGCGGACATCGGCTCCCTGATTGAGGAGAACCTCTCCGGACTCCCCGCCGAGGTTACGGAAACCCAGCGGACCGAATTCGCCAAGGTGCTCCGCGCCCTCTACACCACACAGCGCGAAGCGCTGGATGAAAAGATCGAAGACTACGAAACCTATTTTGCGACCTTGATTGACCTGGATGCCCAGGAACAGCAACTCATCGCACAGACCCGAGAATTTCAGCGCTACATCACCGAGCGCGTGCTCTGGCTACGCAGCGGTGATTTGATCAGCCTCGATGAACTCGGGCCCGCACGGGAAGCCTGGCTATGGCTCGTCGACGTGGAAAATATGGCCACCTTCGCGGCCGCCCTCAAGAGCGATTTCTCCACGTCGCCACTCCCCGTCATCTCGTGCGCCTTTGCCGTCCTCGTGCTGATCGCTTTTCGCTGGCAGTTCCGGCGTCGCATCGCTATTGCCGCCGAAAGCGCCAGCAAGCGCGGATGCATGGAGTTTCGGCCCACCGCCACGGCGACCATTTACACCGTGCTGGTCTCCCTCGGCATTCCCCTGCTGCTGGCCCTCATCGGATGGCGCTGCTCGGTCTCCCTCGCGAGCACCGATTACACCCGATGGCTCGGTGAGGCACTCGGCGCCTGCGCCTTTTACCTCTGGAGCCTCGAGTTCATCCGGGAGGTGCTACGCCCCAACGGCTTGGGAATCGCCCACTTCGGCTGGTCGGAAAGTTCCTGCAAGACCGCCGCGCGGCGCATACTGGGCTTTGAACTCGCCGCCTTCCCCCTCGCCGTCATCATCGCCACCATGGACATCGTCAAAGACGACAACAACTGGCAGGAAACCCTCGGGCGATTCGCCTTAATACTGGCCCTTCTGGCGCTCGCCATTTTTGGACACGTGATGCTCCGAAAACGCAACGGCGCCCTGCTCGAAATCATCGAGCGCGCGCGCAAGCGGAGCGACTTGAGACTCCGGCGCCTGTGGTACGCCATGGGGGTCATGACGCCCATCGCCCTTCTGCTGGCCGCCGCCTACGGCTACTCCTATTCCGCACTGCAGATTGCCACCAAGCTGCATTACCTGCTCATCTGCGCCTTCTGCCTCACCGTCGTCGTTCAGCTCGTCCTCCGATGGATGCTCGTCGCGCGGCGCCAGATGGCCCGCGCCCGCGCCAGGAAGAAACTGGAGGCCATGCGCGAAAGCGGAAGCGAAAGTGAAGCAACCCCGGTGGTGGAAGAGGAAGTCGACCTCGACAAGATCGACACCCAGGCCATGCGCCTCATTCGCAGCAGCTTTGCCGTGGGGCTTGCCCTCTGCGTCTGGTGGATCTGGGCCGATGACCTTCCGGCCCTCAGCGTGCTCAACCGCGTCGAACTCTGGACCGTCACCGACACCATTACCACCGAGACCAAAGATGCCGCCGGCGCCATTATCCAGGATACGCAGGAACAGCAGGTGCCTATCACACTGCGCCACGTCGCCGCGTTCATCTTTATCGCTGGAATGACCACCATCGCCGTGCGCAATCTGCCCGGTCTACTGGAAATCCTCGTCTGGCAGCGCATGGCGCTCATGGCAGGCGAACGCTACGCGGCAAACACCATCATCACCTACGCCCTCACCCTCATCGGCGGGACCTGGGCCTTCAGCGCCGTGGGGTTAAGCTGGGGCAAGCTGCAATGGCTCTTCGCCGCCGTCGGCCTCGGTCTGGGATTCGGATTGCAGGAGATCTTCGCCAACCTCGTCTCCGGCATCATTCTGCTC is a window of Candidatus Hydrogenedentota bacterium DNA encoding:
- a CDS encoding c-type cytochrome; protein product: MQIATFSRPFLGFAVLFACLTLTGGVAVADGNRLAYLDESDPYYVHRTFPKLTTPMWVGEPGVEAVVVLAIDDMSDPVKYEAYLRPILDRLKQIDGHAPVTIFANKPDPAHPMLQQLLQEGCSIDVHTVSHPCPLLNEKGFQFSSDDVHNCTSLLNRIPGNKAVAFRMPCCDSQNTPSPRFYDGIFDQVAADGSFLTIDSSVFNITTPNDPELPRELVLDADGGEKFRKYLPFPSFVNTIEDYPYPYVINRVCWEFPNAVPSDWEAQNLNGKNNPKSIDDMKASLDAAVIKKGVYTLVFHPHGWMENTQVVELINHAVTKYGKKVKFLNFAEVQQRIDANLLDGTPLRDAQGRDNGVRILDLNDDGYQDVVIGNAAAQRTRVWNNHNQTWIEEELPFQIVNDEGSIRDTGVRFVPDLDPRGAVVAVSNDFDESFAYAFTREGWTAMSDLTEALSGDLHDVARFRDLDGDGKPELVDGHYGISRWDSGFQGLGYSYPKAVAEAFNGVWPPAARLVDLDEDKDLDIVLADGTVSGVYLFDSIEKGWGENVLPEGATLPPIAIDGKNNGVWFHSRHMWMVNETTAKLPDLADRRSFNELLSGVAPTSRSPEASLASIRVKPGFKVELVAAEPLVVDPVAFEWAADGGLFVVEMRDYPLGLDGQGKPGSRIRLLRDDDGDGKYDRSTIFHDGLAFAMGLFPWRKGLLVTCAPDILYLEDTNGDDVADIREVLYTGFGEGNQQHRVNGLRWGLDNWIYGANGDSSGEITSTKSAETLNLRGRDFRIRPDGGHIDGQAGQTQFSRARDDWGNWFGCNNSYPIYHYTLADEYARRNNHYAFPRATNLLIEDRANYAISRYITRFNEEFNANKFTSVCGLDIYRDTLLGDAFYGNAFVGEPVHNLVFRMDLSPEGASFTAQRPHGEEKKEFLASTDNWFRPVMVRTGPDGALYVADMYRAHIEHPEYISEVDKARTNFLLGNDMGRIYRVYPVGKEPRTIQPLNTKKTADLVAKLDHPNPWVRDTSHRLLIESSDKAAVEPLAALASSSKNPVARVHALNVLDGLAALDEKVILSALASENPGVVRHAIRLAEHFLGMSPDVGTAVLAHQSDTDKQVQLQLAYSLGNWDSPEAAQALGALLAANTADRQLAHACISSLNATNSPLLLDSLLAYLQSADLDEDHRNDVLAMSVRLSEAGNNNDMLARLAEAMALSSDGAYTESHFAAATTLLNAARGEATLETLAGSHGLLVPVFSAARAVAPDHAQSESLRVSALALMARQPGELAADQALAQTLIDPREDLAVSRAAIDCLARSGGDGAIGALLAGWSTYTHEIRGQVLDVLLAQPAGVEAILAQMEAQVISPRQLDAGHRQVLLTSQDSAVRARVDTLMAGLVNSDRAAVIEQFMPAADLAGDRVNGRKVYEERCSKCHQMGDLGFVVGPDLAAAGSGSFETLITSILDPNRVVEGRYTSYTIETKNFETFTGVLAGEDANSITLANAGGVQQSVLRDDIETMTAGDQSIMPAGLEEGLQPQDLADLIAYVRGEDRKPKSFPGNAPAVVEASAEGIIELQASNAEIYGDTLQYEETYRNLGYWGSINDHAVWKAKVPAAGNYQVTLEYCCDDTIAGNLYRLESGANVLGGKVSGTGTWDRYRESEIGTLALEAGEQRIVFRAGGPINQYLIDLRAIKLSPVK
- a CDS encoding mechanosensitive ion channel, with protein sequence MKYGRILPSLFPLALLCIVVAGLPIANAQQAAAPAQAAPALDAAAIDARFKAAQEKADLDEGTKARVAELYGQAQNQLQEAAKSTATATQFTEMIAGAESITKALQQALVEPLDSPSQQIPKDATSAEIDQRVADADAALAAAQADRAALEQESAQRPERRRQIPELQAAARQRLSEAQAELDAPPAATDAAELVDARRTLAAARKEAAQQELNAYDAELQSYDLRGRVLALKLDASTRRAEHLKREASLLREALAAKRQDEALEAATRAREAMLEASNAPAAIRELAGKLAETNTRLTLERTGPEGLLRKVEQASSRLTRVREKLATLTSDFTAVKAKVDAAGIGAGTGALLRTYQRDLEDTRQLARNIRARQQEIAATQVEEIQCEEDRRKLADIGSLIEENLSGLPAEVTETQRTEFAKVLRALYTTQREALDEKIEDYETYFATLIDLDAQEQQLIAQTREFQRYITERVLWLRSGDLISLDELGPAREAWLWLVDVENMATFAAALKSDFSTSPLPVISCAFAVLVLIAFRWQFRRRIAIAAESASKRGCMEFRPTATATIYTVLVSLGIPLLLALIGWRCSVSLASTDYTRWLGEALGACAFYLWSLEFIREVLRPNGLGIAHFGWSESSCKTAARRILGFELAAFPLAVIIATMDIVKDDNNWQETLGRFALILALLALAIFGHVMLRKRNGALLEIIERARKRSDLRLRRLWYAMGVMTPIALLLAAAYGYSYSALQIATKLHYLLICAFCLTVVVQLVLRWMLVARRQMARARARKKLEAMRESGSESEATPVVEEEVDLDKIDTQAMRLIRSSFAVGLALCVWWIWADDLPALSVLNRVELWTVTDTITTETKDAAGAIIQDTQEQQVPITLRHVAAFIFIAGMTTIAVRNLPGLLEILVWQRMALMAGERYAANTIITYALTLIGGTWAFSAVGLSWGKLQWLFAAVGLGLGFGLQEIFANLVSGIILLFERPVRVGDTVTVGDIVGTVTRIRIRATWITTSNRQELIVPNKEFVTGRLINWTLSDRVLRIEIPIGIAYGSDIALVKQLILQTVERHEAILSDPAPTVFFIGFADGVLNFVARAHCADLDNASATKDELLTAIEASFRENGIQLPFPQRDIHLHGIGALPGGELKLIDEKARENK